The following coding sequences lie in one Primulina huaijiensis isolate GDHJ02 chromosome 2, ASM1229523v2, whole genome shotgun sequence genomic window:
- the LOC140958369 gene encoding auxin-induced protein X15-like: MAAKRAPSDVPSGHVAVTVGSNYKRFVVRTTYLNHPVFKKLLVEAEEEYGFTNTGPLAIPCDESRFEEILQYLARTESNSSKSARFTSFEEVQGNCHLGFRSNLDFWADSRPLLH; encoded by the coding sequence ATGGCGGCCAAACGGGCCCCTTCGGATGTGCCTTCTGGTCATGTGGCCGTGACCGTGGGCTCGAATTATAAACGGTTCGTGGTACGAACCACATACTTGAATCATCCCGTGTTTAAGAAACTATTAGTCGAGGCAGAGGAAGAGTACGGGTTCACCAACACTGGCCCATTAGCCATTCCATGCGATGAGTCACGTTTCGAGGAAATTCTTCAATACCTAGCTCGAACCGAGTCGAATAGTAGCAAATCAGCCCGTTTCACGAGCTTTGAAGAGGTCCAAGGGAACTGCCATTTGGGCTTCCGAAGTAATCTTGACTTTTGGGCTGATTCACGTCCCCTTCTGCATTAA